Proteins encoded in a region of the Sulfurospirillum arsenophilum NBRC 109478 genome:
- a CDS encoding bifunctional diguanylate cyclase/phosphodiesterase — protein MAIIQKNIWTIFYILLTSAFVFLGIVSYAKWNSIHEKYATDQTNLVKLVSNATHSLFLTQEMMLNILGDQIVKDNDPRILDDLLLINPSVVAFGFVDPQGNYLYTSSNFDKTKRPNLRSQAITKDSFDYTLTQNKMVLGRTYFIAGSGRWGIPIRKTVYDDFAQPIGVMTAGLGIEGAFKIYTENLSLGDYNTVTLIRDHDQFVQFQSSNHETPKNLYEAPLANHFLHNIIESITQKYNISAEEIKQKSEIFDVEMAHNDGRSVQLALKYDPRYELWILSEVEHSQIVRDFIQNFILYVLTLIIVHTVLFFLFKLIANAENKRRKDLIFQATHDSLTQLPNRSYLQQCMKDRIYDGAPSFSLFYLDMDHFKNINDSFGHHFGDLVLIEFSKRLLRVVPKESIVIRQGGDEFIILSYLANDDALLAHAQTIMDEISQPYHIKQFNFVIGASIGIAKYPEHGESLDMLLRASDIAMYEAKKYKNSVRLFVPFMQEGYLNRVNVEQMLRKALTKNELYMAYQPQMDNHGNLYGVEALVRWQSEELGLVPPDKFIPIAEASGLMPHLGHFIINTTLQEMKALQVELGVAFQTSINISIKQFMEAHFLEKLTKEIELAKLAHVSLCLEITESLFIEDIDYILPLLEKIRDMGLHISMDDFGTGYSSLSILRKLPIDELKIDKSFVDTILNDITAEKMVQNIITIGKNFDLYILAEGVETKEQETVLRNLGCDRFQGYLYAKPLAYDALKVFLERQQKN, from the coding sequence TTGGCTATTATTCAAAAAAATATTTGGACGATTTTTTATATCCTCTTGACCAGCGCCTTTGTTTTTCTAGGGATTGTCTCATACGCTAAATGGAATAGCATCCATGAAAAATACGCAACCGATCAAACCAATCTTGTAAAACTTGTCTCCAATGCAACACACTCGCTTTTTCTGACACAAGAGATGATGCTGAACATCTTGGGAGACCAAATTGTCAAAGATAATGACCCCCGTATTTTAGATGATTTGCTTCTCATCAATCCTTCGGTTGTTGCATTTGGATTTGTTGATCCTCAAGGTAACTACCTTTACACCAGTTCCAATTTTGATAAAACAAAACGTCCCAATCTAAGAAGCCAAGCCATTACGAAAGACTCCTTTGACTATACATTAACTCAAAACAAAATGGTACTAGGAAGAACTTATTTTATCGCGGGAAGTGGACGCTGGGGAATTCCAATTCGTAAAACGGTTTATGACGATTTTGCTCAACCCATCGGCGTCATGACAGCTGGTCTTGGCATAGAAGGTGCCTTCAAAATTTATACGGAAAACCTCTCTCTTGGAGATTACAACACCGTCACGCTCATACGTGACCATGACCAATTTGTTCAGTTTCAATCCTCCAACCACGAGACACCCAAAAACCTTTACGAAGCGCCTTTAGCCAATCATTTTTTGCATAATATTATAGAGAGCATCACACAAAAATACAACATTTCCGCTGAAGAGATCAAACAAAAAAGTGAAATTTTTGATGTAGAAATGGCTCACAATGATGGAAGGTCTGTACAACTTGCCCTTAAATACGATCCTCGTTATGAACTGTGGATACTCTCAGAGGTTGAGCATTCACAGATCGTACGCGATTTTATTCAAAACTTTATACTGTATGTACTTACCCTTATCATTGTACATACCGTTCTCTTTTTTCTCTTTAAACTGATTGCAAATGCAGAAAACAAACGAAGAAAAGATTTGATTTTTCAAGCAACCCATGATTCACTTACCCAACTACCCAATCGGAGTTATCTCCAGCAATGTATGAAGGATAGGATCTATGATGGAGCTCCTTCGTTTAGTCTTTTTTATCTTGATATGGACCATTTCAAAAACATTAATGATAGCTTCGGTCACCATTTTGGTGATTTGGTTCTCATTGAATTTTCCAAACGTCTCTTGCGTGTTGTGCCTAAAGAGAGCATTGTGATTCGTCAAGGAGGAGATGAGTTTATTATCTTAAGTTATCTTGCCAATGATGATGCGCTGCTTGCACATGCACAAACGATCATGGATGAAATCTCTCAACCCTATCACATCAAGCAATTTAATTTTGTCATTGGTGCCAGTATCGGCATTGCCAAATATCCAGAACACGGCGAGTCATTAGATATGCTCTTACGCGCCTCTGATATTGCGATGTATGAGGCTAAAAAGTATAAAAACAGTGTTCGCCTTTTTGTCCCTTTTATGCAAGAGGGGTATCTTAACCGTGTCAATGTAGAGCAGATGTTACGTAAAGCACTCACAAAGAATGAACTCTATATGGCATATCAGCCACAGATGGATAACCATGGAAATCTTTACGGTGTTGAAGCGCTTGTGCGATGGCAAAGCGAGGAGTTAGGTCTTGTTCCTCCCGATAAATTCATTCCTATTGCGGAAGCATCGGGTCTTATGCCTCATCTTGGGCATTTCATTATTAACACAACCCTTCAAGAGATGAAAGCGTTACAAGTAGAACTTGGAGTAGCTTTTCAGACCTCTATCAACATTTCCATCAAACAGTTTATGGAAGCACATTTCTTGGAAAAACTAACAAAAGAAATAGAGCTTGCAAAGCTGGCACATGTTTCATTGTGTTTGGAGATTACCGAGAGTCTGTTTATCGAAGATATTGACTACATTTTGCCACTTTTAGAAAAAATCCGTGACATGGGATTACATATTTCGATGGATGATTTTGGTACAGGGTACTCTTCTTTGAGTATCTTGCGCAAACTACCCATTGATGAATTGAAAATTGATAAAAGCTTTGTCGATACCATTTTAAATGACATCACCGCTGAAAAAATGGTTCAAAACATCATCACCATCGGTAAAAATTTCGACTTGTATATTTTAGCCGAAGGCGTGGAAACTAAAGAGCAAGAAACGGTGCTTCGAAACTTAGGATGTGACAGATTTCAAGGCTATCTTTATGCTAAGCCTTTAGCATATGATGCACTCAAAGTATTTTTAGAGAGGCAACAAAAGAACTAA
- the blaOXA gene encoding class D beta-lactamase, whose product MFTKFFWVLGSLLLLTQNVLAEDTALKTLFENETIEGTMLIESLDGKERYVYNEERARTPLLPASTFKIPNTLIALQENVINADSTIVWDGVERSVRAWNQNQSLKSAFKSSCVWCYQLFARNIGFEKYNEYLKKLHYGNEKATPDLERFWLDGELRISAYEQIAFLKKLYKNDVPFHQEHIDILKSIMIDEQGKGYVLRAKTGWAVPKDAEHHGWYVGYVENSKGVYFFATNLITSLPDELPLRKLMTIEALKAKGFLE is encoded by the coding sequence ATGTTCACAAAATTTTTCTGGGTGTTAGGCTCACTACTTTTACTAACCCAAAACGTCTTAGCGGAAGATACGGCCTTAAAAACTCTTTTTGAAAATGAAACGATAGAAGGGACGATGCTCATCGAATCACTTGATGGCAAAGAGCGTTATGTGTACAATGAGGAGCGCGCCCGAACACCTCTGCTTCCAGCCTCAACGTTTAAAATCCCCAATACCCTTATAGCCCTCCAAGAAAATGTCATTAATGCCGACTCGACCATCGTATGGGATGGTGTGGAGCGAAGTGTGCGTGCATGGAATCAAAACCAAAGTTTAAAATCAGCCTTTAAAAGCTCTTGTGTCTGGTGTTATCAGCTTTTTGCACGTAACATTGGGTTTGAAAAGTACAACGAGTATCTGAAAAAACTTCACTATGGCAATGAAAAAGCAACCCCCGATCTGGAGCGCTTTTGGCTCGATGGAGAGCTTCGCATCAGCGCATACGAGCAGATCGCCTTTTTGAAAAAGCTTTATAAAAATGACGTGCCGTTTCATCAAGAACACATTGACATTCTTAAATCCATTATGATAGACGAGCAAGGGAAAGGCTACGTGCTAAGGGCTAAAACAGGCTGGGCAGTACCAAAAGATGCAGAGCATCATGGTTGGTACGTAGGCTATGTGGAAAATTCTAAAGGTGTTTATTTCTTTGCAACCAATCTAATAACCTCTTTACCAGATGAGCTACCGCTTCGTAAACTCATGACGATAGAAGCTCTAAAAGCTAAAGGTTTTTTAGAATAA
- a CDS encoding DUF711 family protein, whose protein sequence is MVKENLKNKDLCKIRTITSFLTLTSDKSQWEETICKAASFGGALAKEFNAQGYHVQSIRIVTNAFGEYLDTSSYHAIMKDMHILSEVLKSPLMPAIRIRFAIGEAKTKEEIAMLPELIKAYGDICNACVNVDIDELSVVDRDLTLSCAEAVVEIGKITPRGEGNFNFTINYNCKPHIPYFPASYHNSHDENCFALGLETPDLLVEALKSLKEEKNHNLKMQKSYAIMRDSLQYHINTILGITHAYEHPYKTKFAGIDTSAAPSKNCASMVDVYKLLGVPYFGASGTLEASAILTKVFKAQKGCDLIGFSGLMLAVVEDEGLADATTRNEFDIRALLQYSAVCGIGLDTVPIEGDTSAQKIADICADTGTLAFRLNKPLTVRLFPVPNLKEGDMTQFESDDLCNSLVLRVP, encoded by the coding sequence ATGGTAAAAGAAAACCTCAAAAATAAAGATTTATGCAAAATTCGCACAATTACCTCATTTTTAACACTGACTTCCGATAAAAGTCAATGGGAAGAGACCATCTGTAAAGCCGCAAGCTTTGGCGGAGCATTAGCCAAAGAGTTTAACGCGCAGGGTTACCACGTTCAGTCGATTCGCATCGTTACCAATGCCTTTGGAGAGTACTTAGACACCTCGTCTTACCACGCCATCATGAAAGACATGCATATCCTCTCTGAAGTGCTTAAAAGCCCTCTGATGCCTGCCATTCGCATTCGTTTTGCCATAGGTGAAGCAAAGACTAAAGAGGAGATAGCCATGTTGCCTGAGCTTATCAAAGCGTATGGTGACATTTGCAATGCATGTGTCAATGTCGATATCGATGAACTAAGCGTTGTCGATCGCGATCTTACACTAAGTTGTGCCGAAGCAGTGGTCGAAATAGGCAAAATCACCCCTCGAGGTGAAGGCAATTTTAACTTTACGATTAACTACAACTGCAAGCCACACATTCCTTATTTTCCAGCGTCTTACCATAACAGCCATGATGAAAACTGTTTTGCACTCGGACTTGAAACACCCGACCTGCTTGTCGAAGCACTCAAAAGCCTCAAAGAAGAGAAAAACCACAATCTTAAAATGCAAAAATCCTACGCCATTATGAGAGATAGCTTACAGTACCACATCAACACGATCCTTGGCATCACACATGCGTATGAGCACCCTTACAAAACCAAATTTGCAGGCATCGACACTTCTGCCGCACCTTCTAAAAACTGCGCTTCGATGGTTGATGTGTATAAACTTCTTGGAGTGCCCTACTTTGGGGCATCAGGAACACTGGAAGCTTCTGCGATTTTGACCAAAGTGTTTAAGGCTCAAAAAGGATGCGACCTCATAGGTTTTTCAGGCTTAATGCTCGCCGTCGTGGAAGATGAAGGTCTAGCCGATGCCACAACACGCAATGAATTTGACATAAGAGCCTTACTTCAGTACTCCGCAGTCTGCGGCATCGGACTCGATACCGTACCGATAGAAGGCGACACATCCGCGCAAAAGATAGCCGACATCTGTGCTGACACAGGAACCCTCGCCTTTCGACTCAACAAGCCTCTTACCGTCAGACTTTTCCCTGTCCCTAACCTCAAAGAAGGCGACATGACACAGTTTGAAAGTGACGATCTTTGCAATAGTTTGGTTTTAAGAGTACCATAA
- a CDS encoding VOC family protein encodes MKPYMSMITLGVSDIAKSIAFYQKGLGFPRREPYEENIAFFTLNGTWLALYEKKALAEDANVTFDESTFKGFTIAHTLGSETEVDALFKEALKAGATPTKQPQKVFWGGYSGYFKDPDGHLWEIAHNPFMTIGPED; translated from the coding sequence ATGAAACCCTACATGAGCATGATTACCTTAGGTGTCAGTGATATAGCAAAATCTATTGCGTTTTATCAAAAAGGGCTTGGATTTCCTAGGCGTGAGCCTTATGAAGAGAACATTGCTTTTTTTACACTCAATGGAACATGGCTTGCGCTCTATGAGAAAAAAGCACTCGCAGAAGATGCCAATGTCACGTTTGATGAAAGTACCTTTAAAGGATTTACCATCGCTCATACCCTTGGCAGTGAAACGGAAGTTGATGCACTCTTTAAAGAAGCCCTAAAAGCAGGTGCAACACCTACAAAACAACCTCAAAAAGTTTTCTGGGGAGGGTATAGTGGCTATTTTAAAGACCCCGATGGTCATTTGTGGGAAATCGCTCATAATCCTTTTATGACGATAGGGCCAGAAGATTAA
- a CDS encoding nitrogen fixation protein NifQ: MNKTTDESLDSRYSKLEMLKLEREVMVFLQGYAKNRYSKYVIAPHIAAMSLQMNHLYEAMGFRNRVQMGKYMKCHFPELVQLKPVDKLWKKFIYDSIDRIAPACFTCKDNSNCFACQLAG, from the coding sequence ATGAACAAAACGACAGATGAGAGCTTAGATAGCAGGTACAGCAAACTTGAAATGCTCAAACTTGAACGTGAAGTCATGGTCTTTTTGCAAGGATATGCTAAAAATCGCTATTCAAAGTACGTCATAGCACCCCACATCGCGGCTATGTCCTTGCAGATGAACCATCTGTATGAAGCGATGGGTTTTCGTAACCGAGTGCAGATGGGAAAGTACATGAAGTGCCATTTTCCTGAGCTTGTGCAACTAAAGCCTGTCGATAAACTGTGGAAAAAATTCATCTACGATTCCATCGACAGAATCGCCCCTGCATGTTTTACATGTAAAGATAATTCCAACTGCTTTGCATGTCAGTTAGCGGGGTAA
- a CDS encoding RNA polymerase factor sigma-54 yields MRSINLEFKQKQSLNLSLKLWLPLLQLPLQELSTHLETLSYENPFLEVKRPFEQNLGSSHGIVEELVLCSESLHEKIIEQIVPPLFPTPISQKVAHEILCDINEEGYFDGDIEAIAATCGVYTEYVERIRQRFSKLEPYGIGSTDSHESFVFQLDALSDDIDDELYNLVLKMIDQMAKVDKFSRHGRFEEAKAIIKKFANPPAIEYQATPKQIIPDFFVEVGDDINLRINNDYYPDILITDPFSSKSENIKEKLKEARDIVNLLELRKTTLYKIVLLVVERQLSFFVGGELKPLNMAHLAEELSFAESTISRAISNKYIESKQGVFPLKSFFTNAVSSKELSSSEIKNFINQLIEYEDKSEPLTDDDLLERIEKRFNIKMVRRTITKYRKLMNVASSKERKKIYKVQA; encoded by the coding sequence ATGAGAAGTATCAACCTAGAATTCAAACAAAAGCAGAGCTTAAACCTCTCTTTGAAACTTTGGCTCCCACTGTTACAGCTTCCTCTTCAAGAGTTAAGTACGCACCTAGAAACCTTGTCGTACGAAAACCCTTTTTTAGAGGTCAAGCGTCCTTTCGAGCAAAACCTTGGTTCAAGCCATGGCATTGTTGAAGAGTTGGTACTTTGCAGTGAGTCTTTGCATGAAAAAATCATCGAACAGATCGTGCCGCCACTTTTTCCGACACCCATTTCTCAAAAGGTTGCGCACGAGATACTCTGTGACATCAATGAAGAGGGCTATTTTGATGGTGACATTGAAGCGATTGCTGCAACCTGTGGCGTTTATACAGAGTATGTCGAGCGCATTCGTCAACGTTTCTCTAAGCTAGAGCCGTATGGCATAGGCTCAACGGATAGCCACGAATCCTTTGTTTTTCAACTCGATGCACTCAGTGATGACATCGATGATGAACTCTATAACTTAGTGCTTAAGATGATCGATCAGATGGCAAAGGTCGATAAATTTTCCAGACACGGACGATTTGAAGAGGCCAAAGCGATCATCAAAAAGTTTGCCAATCCACCAGCGATTGAGTATCAAGCGACACCAAAGCAGATTATTCCTGATTTTTTTGTGGAAGTGGGCGATGACATCAACCTTCGCATCAATAACGACTATTATCCAGATATTCTCATTACCGACCCCTTTTCGAGCAAGAGCGAGAACATCAAGGAAAAGCTTAAAGAGGCACGCGACATCGTCAATCTTTTGGAGCTTCGTAAAACAACGCTGTATAAGATCGTTCTTTTAGTGGTGGAGCGACAACTCTCCTTTTTTGTGGGAGGCGAGTTAAAACCACTCAATATGGCACATTTAGCCGAGGAACTCTCGTTTGCTGAGTCGACCATTTCACGGGCGATCTCGAACAAATACATTGAGTCTAAGCAGGGCGTTTTTCCACTTAAATCCTTTTTTACCAATGCCGTTTCATCCAAAGAGCTCTCTTCTTCAGAGATTAAAAATTTTATCAATCAACTGATAGAATACGAAGATAAAAGCGAACCGCTCACCGATGATGATCTTTTAGAGCGCATTGAAAAACGATTTAACATCAAGATGGTCAGACGCACCATCACCAAATACCGCAAATTGATGAACGTAGCGTCATCCAAAGAGCGCAAGAAAATCTATAAGGTACAAGCATGA
- a CDS encoding 2Fe-2S iron-sulfur cluster-binding protein: MTTRVEIINDFLAINVKPGATIQDVVEASGSALPFGCRDGQCGTCAVEIVQGMEFLSPKNEKEIKVLKEICFGTCTPNTRLACQMKIDKPNGVVRIKY; the protein is encoded by the coding sequence ATGACAACAAGAGTAGAAATTATCAACGATTTTTTAGCAATTAACGTAAAACCGGGCGCAACCATTCAAGATGTCGTAGAAGCAAGTGGTAGTGCACTTCCTTTTGGCTGTCGTGATGGTCAATGCGGTACATGTGCCGTTGAGATCGTTCAAGGTATGGAGTTTTTATCTCCAAAAAATGAAAAAGAAATAAAAGTACTCAAAGAGATCTGTTTTGGTACGTGTACTCCAAATACACGTCTTGCTTGTCAGATGAAAATCGACAAGCCAAACGGCGTTGTACGTATTAAATACTAA
- a CDS encoding nitrogen fixation protein NifZ translates to MLASEEVVLHNTVMAKLSGKDETKAKYFLGQKVKLLEDVKNDGTYPYLGIGEVMIKKGSVGYIRTIGEFLQVIRVYEVHFLDAEAVIEVIGCREHELEALEPYRDLEAEETEWMMNHYKN, encoded by the coding sequence GTGCTTGCTAGTGAAGAAGTTGTTTTACATAACACTGTGATGGCAAAACTTTCAGGGAAAGACGAAACGAAAGCCAAGTATTTTCTCGGGCAAAAAGTGAAGCTTTTGGAAGATGTCAAGAACGATGGGACTTATCCTTATCTTGGGATTGGCGAGGTGATGATTAAAAAAGGCTCAGTTGGGTACATCCGAACCATCGGTGAGTTTTTGCAGGTCATTCGTGTTTATGAAGTCCATTTTTTAGATGCCGAAGCGGTTATCGAAGTGATAGGGTGTAGAGAGCATGAGCTTGAAGCGCTTGAGCCTTACCGTGACCTTGAAGCCGAAGAGACAGAATGGATGATGAATCATTATAAAAATTAG
- a CDS encoding nitrogenase-stabilizing/protective protein NifW produces the protein MRTLEQYYELKDAEDFFEFFGVEYDKHIVEVKRFHIMKEYGSLIKKGFENFNGDEKYLMDFLKFALIRVYMDYKHGHAPSAAEVWGMLEDGKAKGCLACTTLTEGGNCAC, from the coding sequence ATGAGAACGCTTGAGCAATATTATGAACTGAAAGATGCAGAAGATTTTTTTGAGTTTTTTGGTGTCGAATACGATAAGCACATCGTTGAAGTCAAGCGTTTTCATATTATGAAAGAGTATGGAAGCCTCATTAAAAAAGGGTTTGAAAACTTTAATGGCGATGAAAAATACCTCATGGACTTTTTAAAGTTCGCTTTGATTCGCGTCTATATGGACTATAAACATGGGCATGCCCCAAGTGCGGCAGAAGTCTGGGGAATGCTGGAAGACGGCAAAGCCAAAGGCTGTTTGGCATGTACGACATTAACTGAAGGAGGAAACTGTGCTTGCTAG
- a CDS encoding flavodoxin has product MAKVGIFYASAGGNTTLVAEALKEAYELEDDDCILMEDDFDSVEQFENYDVLFVGSSTWGQGDVHFSWVDPLFEITSDNISFAGKKVAFFGAGDSKTHGEHFCSALGKFNQIFTKAGANVIGFVDKEGYNYTASLAESGDKLCGLAIDNINEKSKTSERIENWIEQLQSELA; this is encoded by the coding sequence ATGGCAAAGGTTGGTATATTTTACGCAAGTGCAGGTGGTAATACAACATTGGTAGCTGAGGCTTTAAAAGAGGCATATGAGTTGGAAGATGATGATTGTATTTTGATGGAAGATGACTTTGACAGTGTTGAGCAATTTGAAAACTACGATGTTCTTTTCGTTGGCTCTTCAACATGGGGACAAGGTGATGTTCATTTTAGTTGGGTTGACCCACTCTTTGAAATCACGTCTGATAACATCAGCTTTGCAGGTAAAAAAGTTGCATTTTTTGGTGCGGGTGACAGTAAAACACATGGTGAACATTTTTGTTCAGCCCTTGGTAAGTTCAATCAAATTTTTACCAAAGCAGGTGCAAACGTCATCGGGTTTGTTGACAAAGAGGGTTACAACTACACGGCTTCTTTGGCAGAATCAGGCGATAAACTTTGTGGTTTAGCCATCGATAATATCAATGAAAAAAGCAAAACCAGTGAACGCATTGAAAACTGGATAGAGCAGTTACAAAGCGAATTAGCATAA
- a CDS encoding NifX-associated nitrogen fixation protein, which produces MNELEKLFIETLTSQIRALDQFGTWAKKSDEEILSEKYVKTKDQLKNVPIIADIDEMQIKDIRLIFQSIALAFELKLGIMCSVVMEMSHEGFGRAVVLAEKIVVTNKFFKDAHRYSFRTYDDLIKEGGKMLGNALEIHEQYTLKAG; this is translated from the coding sequence ATGAATGAACTTGAAAAGTTGTTCATCGAAACCCTGACATCTCAGATCAGGGCACTTGACCAGTTTGGTACGTGGGCGAAGAAGAGTGATGAAGAAATTTTGTCCGAGAAGTATGTTAAGACCAAAGATCAACTTAAAAATGTTCCGATTATCGCGGATATTGATGAGATGCAGATCAAAGATATTCGTCTGATTTTTCAGTCCATTGCATTGGCTTTCGAGTTGAAGCTTGGCATTATGTGCTCAGTCGTTATGGAGATGAGTCACGAAGGATTTGGTCGTGCTGTGGTTTTAGCTGAAAAAATTGTTGTGACCAACAAGTTTTTCAAAGATGCGCACCGTTATAGTTTTCGAACGTATGATGATCTCATTAAAGAGGGTGGCAAGATGCTTGGTAACGCACTTGAAATCCATGAACAATACACACTAAAAGCAGGATAG
- a CDS encoding NifB/NifX family molybdenum-iron cluster-binding protein yields MVKVAFFTNDLKNIDAHFGSGEQFAVYDVGVEGFSLSGVVQTGEERTEGRVEMLQHENVDIMYCVEIGPAAAAKVVNSRIFPIKYKEVVSIETELNKLQTMMATNPPPFIKKILEARG; encoded by the coding sequence ATGGTCAAGGTAGCGTTTTTTACAAACGATCTTAAAAACATTGATGCCCATTTTGGCTCAGGAGAGCAATTTGCCGTGTACGACGTAGGTGTTGAGGGTTTTTCTCTCTCTGGCGTCGTTCAAACAGGCGAAGAGCGAACCGAAGGCAGAGTCGAAATGTTGCAACATGAAAACGTTGACATTATGTACTGTGTCGAAATTGGACCTGCTGCGGCTGCAAAAGTCGTCAACAGTCGAATCTTTCCTATCAAATACAAAGAAGTTGTGAGCATCGAGACGGAGCTTAATAAACTTCAAACCATGATGGCAACCAATCCTCCACCGTTTATCAAAAAAATCTTAGAAGCCAGAGGATAA